Proteins encoded in a region of the Halodesulfovibrio marinisediminis DSM 17456 genome:
- a CDS encoding glycosyltransferase family 9 protein, with protein sequence MNVPNSWLVMRLSALGDVVLTTGVLSYLHKKYGWRFTFLTLEPWASVLEGHPAIDSIISIDKKQLRSSSGYSFFKQLAEDNEGKGLLDLHGTMRSRFLALCWKGAVRRYPKFSLQRRLFLQTEGKLGGEKLLRFNVPQRYALAVEEEAPSRLELLPQIFLSEEEKQYGLNMCKRIAGEKPIVALHPFSTHPNKAWFNDNWRDLTAKLADAGVHVVVLGVGNSPVAENANVTDLTGKTTIRETCAVLACSQVLVTGDSGPMHLAGGVQTPVVALFGPTHRAWGFYPEGLSDIVLEADEDCRPCSLHGKKVCEKDQACMRAITPDRVLQSVLSLLM encoded by the coding sequence ATGAATGTACCTAATTCGTGGTTAGTTATGCGATTGAGTGCACTTGGGGACGTAGTGCTTACTACGGGTGTGCTCTCCTACCTGCATAAAAAATACGGGTGGCGTTTTACTTTTCTGACATTGGAGCCTTGGGCTTCTGTGTTGGAAGGTCATCCTGCTATCGACAGTATTATTTCAATCGATAAAAAACAGCTGCGTTCCAGTAGTGGCTATTCGTTTTTTAAACAGCTTGCCGAAGATAATGAAGGCAAAGGCCTGCTTGATCTGCATGGAACTATGCGCTCCCGATTCCTAGCCCTGTGCTGGAAAGGTGCTGTCCGTAGATATCCTAAATTTTCCTTACAGCGAAGACTGTTTCTTCAAACAGAAGGCAAACTTGGCGGTGAAAAATTACTGCGTTTTAATGTTCCGCAACGGTATGCTCTCGCTGTTGAAGAAGAAGCGCCTTCCCGTCTCGAACTTCTTCCGCAGATTTTTTTATCCGAAGAAGAAAAACAGTACGGACTTAATATGTGTAAGCGTATTGCAGGCGAAAAGCCAATAGTTGCGCTGCATCCGTTTTCAACGCATCCGAATAAAGCATGGTTTAATGACAACTGGCGTGACTTGACTGCAAAGCTTGCAGATGCTGGTGTACATGTTGTGGTTCTCGGTGTTGGCAATTCTCCAGTTGCAGAAAACGCTAACGTTACTGATTTAACAGGAAAAACAACCATTCGAGAAACCTGTGCAGTCCTTGCCTGTTCACAGGTTCTTGTTACTGGTGATTCTGGCCCTATGCATCTCGCGGGTGGTGTACAGACTCCTGTTGTTGCATTGTTCGGACCGACACATCGGGCGTGGGGATTTTATCCGGAAGGATTGTCCGATATTGTGCTGGAAGCTGATGAAGATTGCAGACCTTGTTCACTGCACGGCAAGAAAGTATGTGAAAAAGATCAGGCATGCATGCGGGCAATAACGCCGGACAGAGTGCTGCAAAGCGTACTTTCGCTGCTTATGTAA
- a CDS encoding sensor domain-containing protein: MTATDNIKNCLLVLEHDADAVLGNAECLNQQEYNVCQCGVSIDQVCSELRQNPYSVLIANTDCDATITLLHELALCPEASRLPVICCCNNLNEVDFDRAGHLQPFAWLPLSCPAQMFECTVKSACSYSRLDARHDRAIEKYKLIAQNIPESVVMLDEAWRVDFANEHLGKLVGASDSFEGTHISTLLDAETLMRLQAVCSTLDGTAKQNFQGYVVTFEEEMVPVWFSVSKVGASNNILCVMTNLEENLQAEAALREAEAKYRALYLNAAEGMFRIEESGQIIEANPAFNRIFGFEVLDWASATDIHNFSDRFVARDDFINLMEQVQTVGRQSKFNAQLMRRDGTPIWGEISAHWSIDPKNQIPYVEGILSDVTERRCAELDLQRRATLDCLTGVFSRGSFYEKLNSILATARYEQSAFAVLYIDLNDFKNVNDTHGHHCGDIVIKELAKRINAQIREHDVFGRIGGDEFCIVLENVRSTCDVDVVVRKIHRVVDVPIRISATLSVSVGVSVGVAMYPEDGDTPEVLLQRADQAMYLEKRS; this comes from the coding sequence ATGACAGCCACAGACAACATAAAGAATTGTCTTTTAGTTTTAGAACATGATGCGGATGCTGTATTGGGGAATGCTGAGTGTTTGAATCAGCAGGAATATAATGTCTGTCAGTGTGGTGTTTCTATAGATCAGGTGTGTTCTGAGCTCAGGCAGAATCCATATTCTGTATTAATTGCAAATACAGATTGTGATGCTACTATTACGCTTTTGCACGAACTAGCTTTATGTCCGGAAGCTTCCAGATTACCGGTTATTTGTTGTTGTAACAACTTAAATGAAGTTGACTTTGATCGTGCAGGACATTTACAGCCATTTGCCTGGCTTCCTCTTTCTTGTCCTGCGCAAATGTTTGAATGCACAGTTAAATCGGCTTGTTCGTATAGTCGGTTAGATGCACGCCATGATCGTGCTATCGAAAAATATAAGCTTATTGCGCAAAATATACCTGAAAGTGTTGTGATGCTGGATGAAGCATGGCGAGTTGATTTTGCTAATGAACATCTTGGTAAGCTTGTAGGTGCTTCAGATTCTTTTGAGGGCACACATATCAGTACGTTACTTGATGCAGAGACGTTAATGCGTCTTCAGGCTGTGTGCAGTACTCTTGATGGAACTGCAAAACAGAATTTTCAAGGATATGTTGTTACCTTTGAAGAAGAGATGGTTCCTGTATGGTTTTCTGTAAGCAAGGTGGGGGCAAGTAATAATATACTTTGCGTTATGACCAACCTGGAAGAGAACCTACAAGCTGAAGCTGCATTGCGTGAAGCCGAAGCTAAATATAGAGCACTGTATCTTAATGCTGCTGAAGGGATGTTTCGCATTGAGGAGTCCGGACAAATTATTGAAGCGAATCCTGCTTTTAACCGTATTTTCGGTTTTGAAGTTTTGGACTGGGCATCTGCGACAGATATTCATAACTTTTCTGACCGGTTTGTTGCAAGAGATGACTTTATCAACTTGATGGAGCAGGTGCAGACAGTAGGGCGTCAGTCTAAATTTAATGCTCAGCTTATGAGGCGGGATGGAACTCCGATTTGGGGGGAAATCTCTGCACATTGGAGCATTGATCCAAAGAATCAGATTCCATATGTCGAAGGTATATTGTCAGATGTCACCGAGCGGAGGTGCGCAGAATTGGATTTGCAGCGAAGGGCAACGCTGGACTGTCTGACAGGCGTGTTTAGCCGGGGCTCTTTTTATGAAAAGCTGAATAGTATTCTGGCAACAGCTCGGTATGAACAAAGTGCCTTTGCTGTGCTGTATATTGATCTGAATGATTTTAAAAACGTAAATGATACACATGGGCATCATTGTGGTGATATCGTCATTAAGGAGTTGGCAAAACGAATCAATGCTCAGATACGTGAACATGATGTGTTTGGACGTATTGGTGGAGATGAGTTCTGTATTGTCCTTGAAAACGTGCGTTCCACCTGCGATGTAGACGTTGTTGTTCGAAAAATTCACAGGGTTGTGGATGTTCCAATTCGAATTTCAGCCACGCTCTCTGTCAGTGTTGGAGTAAGCGTCGGTGTGGCAATGTATCCTGAAGATGGCGATACGCCGGAAGTGTTGTTGCAGCGAGC